TAGGTTTAATTATATTTTTTGCTTCTAGGTTGTTCTTAGCTCGCGCGGTGATTCTGAGTTTAACCTCTCCTAAGTCTGCATATGGAGCAACGGTAGGGTTTTTAAGATTTAATAGATCATTAATTTTTTCAGCAACGCTTGATTCTCCAATACCCGCAAATTTAAGAGTATTTGAAAAAAAGGAATAATTATCTGAGAATTTGGTTTTAATGAAATCATACGCCGTCTCTTCCCACATAGTTTTCATTTCACTTGGTACTCCTGGGAAAGTAAGGATAGTAAAATCTTTTACTGGTTCCCAAATCATTCCTGGGGCAGTGCCCCTAGGGTTATTAATAATTTGAGCATTTTCTGGGAAGAAACATTGTTTCCTTAAGCTGGAGGAATCGTCCTTGAGCTTTGAGTATGAAAGTTTTTGTTTAATTTCATCCCATAAGAGGGGTCTTTCAAAAAGAGATACATTAAAAGATTTGGCTATTGCTTCAGTAGTTAAGTCATCTGGGGTGGGTCCCAAGCCACCAGTTGTAATTAGAAGATTACTTCTTTTCGATATTTCTTGAATTACTTTTATAATTCGATCACAATTATCACCGACAGTTGATTGCCTAAAGTGATTTAAGCCTAATTGAGATAACTGTTCAGAAATCCATTGAGCATTTGTATTGATAATATTTCCTAAGAGTAGCTCTGTTCCAATAGAAAGAATTTCAACTCCCTTGGAGTTAGGACTCATTTAATTGATGCTTCAAGTTTGCCTTCATAAAGAGGAAAACGATTACATAAGGTTAATACTCTTTCTTTACATTGATTTTCAATCAGTGAATCGTCTGGGTTAAGTAATCTATCAGCAATAATTTCGCCAACTTCAGCAAAAGCATCTTCATTAAAGCCTCTAGTAGTTAAAGCAGCAGTTCCCAACCTTAGCCCGCTGGTTACAAAAGGTGATTCAGGGTCAAATGGAACAGTATTTTTATTTGCAGTGATATTCACTTCACTTACAAGTAAGTCAGCAATCTTACCAGTCATATTGATGCTTCTTAAATCAAGTAAAACAATATGGTTATCAGTGCCTCCACTAACGATATTAATACCTCTATTTATTAAAGTTGAAGCTAGAACTTTTGCATTTTTTATTACTTGTTGGGAATAATTAACGAAATCTGGCTGCAAGGCTTCTCCAAATGCAACTGCTTTAGCGGCAATAATATGTTCTAAGGGACCACCCTGAGTTCCCGGGAAAACAGATTTATCAAATTTCTTTCCAAATTCTGCATCTTTACACAAGATAAGTCCCCCTCTAGGCCCTCTTAATGTTTTATGAGTAGTTGTGGTTACTACATCACAATATGGTATTGGATTTGGGTGAAGTTTACTTGCTACAAGACCGGCGATGTGTGCAATATCAGCCATTAAGAATGCACCAACTTCATCTGCAATATTTCTAAATGACTCAAAATCGATTGTTCTTGGATAAGCAGAATATCCACATATGATTAATTTTGGTTTTGTTTCAAGTGCTATCTCTCTTATTTCATCAAAATTTAATTCACTAGTTTCTTTATTTACACCATAGTGAACAGCATTGAACCATTTACCACTCATATTTACTGGAGACCCATGAGTTAGGTGTCCACCATGAGATAAATCCATCCCCATGATTGTGTCGCCAGGTTTAAGTAGACTTAGGAAAACAGCAGCATTTGCCTGCGCTCCACTATGGGGTTGAACATTAGCCCAATTTGCATCAAATAATTTTTTCGCTCTCTGAATAGCTAATTCTTCGATTTCATCAACAAATTCACATCCCCCGTAATATCTTTTTTGGGGTAATCCCTCGGCGTATTTATTTGTAAGTACGGAACCTTGAGCCTGCATAACGGCAATTGATGCGAAATTTTCGCTTGCGATTAACTCAAGATGAGTTTCCTGCCTATTTTTTTCAGAGTTAATAAAATTCGATATTACTGGATCACTTTCTTTAAGATTTTGAAGGATATTCATTGAATTTGATAAGTAATACTCATAATATAGACGATATTTTTTAGAAAAATATAAAAAGAATATTTCAGAATTTTAAACGCGCCTGGAGAGATTCGAACTCCCGACACCCTGATCCGTAGTCAGGTGCTCTAATCCACTGAGCTACAGGCGCATAATTATGTAATATCTCTGTTTCAGGGTCTCTTAGTCAACTAGATTTCGGGTAAAATGTCTATTATTAACAATCTAATTATTAATATGCCTATAAAGTGGTACGGAAATGGTGACTCAGAAGATCCTATCTATAAACATTTTTCTCGAATAGTAAATTTTGTTATTCACTGCATGATATTTACTGCGATTGTAAGTGGCACGTGGCTTTTAAAAGAGATTAAATATGAAATCAGCTATTTTAATAATTTTGCAATTGTCTGGTCAGTTCTTTTGGCCTCCCATTTACTTTTCGTAATTATAAAAAAACCTAAAGATACTTCAAAACAATCAACTTAAATTAATTTCTATTTATGGACTCTCAGATAAGTATAAGTGATCTAGAAAATGTTATTTCCGAAAAGGTTTTTATAAAAATAGAAAAGTGGAATTTGTATCTTGGAGACGCTGGACTAGCTAGGCATCTTGCTCTTGAATGTATAAGCAATAAAGATCAAGGCCCATTGGAGGCTGCAAAAATAAGTTTGAAAGCCATAAATGTAAAAGTAGGGGATGGTGTTAACAGTATTCCACTTGTTAATTTAATCACTACTTCACAAATTGTAGAATTAGAGGAGATTTTGGAAAGTTTTTTTTAAAAACTAAATTTCTTTTTTTGAAACTTTAAATTTATTTACTTTAAAGCATTTTGTAAGTAAAAAATAAACTGCAAAAAAAGTTAAAGATCCAAATATTAATAATAAAAATTGTCCTAGATTTGAATTGAAGTTATTTGCAGTTTTGAGAATAGCAAAAGAAAGTGTGCTTACTATAAATGCAGCAAATGACATAAGGATAATTTTCCTCAATAAATCCAAGTTAGGTAAATGGATATCTTCATTTCTCAGATTAAAAGAAAGCAAAATACAAACTATAAAGTTGACCATTACCGAAGATAAAATTATTCCTACAACTCCAAAATTATATGGTGAAAGATTTCCAAAATTTTCAATTGGGGCACCAATTAAAAACCAATCAAAAAAAATATTTAATATTATCCCTGCTAATGAACACTTAAAAGGGAAGTTTGTTTGTTCTATTGAATAGTAAGTTCTTACTAATAAATCTCTATAAAGATAAAAAGGTATGCCAACTGCATAAGCAATTAATATATTTTTTACTTTTAAAGCCGCTGCATAATCAAATGATCCTCTTTGAAAAACTAATTGTACTATTTGATTATTAAATGTTATAAAAAATCCGGTTAAAAAAATAGTTGTTAAAAAACAGTACTCTATTCCAGATATCAATTTTTTTTGGAGACCTCTAACGTCTTTATCACTTTTCAATTTTGAGAATTTTGGAAGTAATGGCAAAATCAAAGAGTTCGATAATATGCCTAAAGGTGCTTGTATGAGAAAGTTTCCGTAAGCTAGTCCAGATGCTGCTCCTTGAAAACTTGAAGCAAAAAACATATCGATGAAAACATTAATTTGACTTAGACCCGATGAGATAGATGCTGGAATGATTAGTTTGAAAATCCTCTTCTCTTCATCTTTAAATAATTTGAAGGTTGAATTTAATCTCAAGAGACCAATTTTATTTATTTCCAAAATTTGAACAACAAACTGAATAAAAGTTCCTGTCAAAGTTGCAAAAGCCAGTAATCCCGTATAATTAAGGAAATTAAAAGATATATTTTCTTGGTTAAAAATCCAACTAAATAAAATAAAAAAAATAGTAGTTACGCTTGTTATTGCTGGACTTATACTTGATAAAAAGAATTTTCTTTGAGAATTTAAGGCGCCAAAGCTTAAACCTATGAAGCCGGATAAAGGGATACATGGTGTAAGTATTTGTAATTGGTAAGTAGCAATAGATTTAGCTTGCGAACTTAAATTGGGGGCTAATAATTCAATTAATAAACTGGAATTTGAATAAATCAATATGGCTATGATGAATAATAATATTGAAAGCTTTATACTTACTTGAGTTAAAACAATTCCTCCATTTTTTTTGTTAAGTGGAGTTAGAACTGCAACGACTGCGTTATGTAAGGGACCATTAATTCCTCCAATTATTATTAGCAAAAAACCAGGAATTATGTAGGCGTAATTAAACGCGTCGTATGTTACCCCAACCCCAAAAGCAGCAGCTATGAATATTTGTCTTATACATCCAGCTAATTTACTAAGACTAGTACCAAATGAAATTGAAAAAACATTATTTTTTAGAAATGAATGCATTTGGATTTGTCTAAATCATCAAGATGTTTAAGTTTCAATTATATTTGATTTTTAACTAAAGACATATTTATGAATGATCGGATAATTGAATTTGATCCATTAATTGAAGGGGTTTTAATCAAGAGGTATAAAAGGTTTCTTGCAGATATTAAACTAGAGAGTGGAGAGGTAGTAACTGCTCACTGTGCTAACACAGGCCCAATGAAAGGTCTTTTGTGTGAGGGAGCAAAAGTAAGAATAAGTGTTTCCCCTTCTCCAAAAAGAAAATTACCTTTTACATGGGAACAGATATCTGTATTAGATGCAAAAAATGAAGAGGTTTGGGTGGGTATTAATACCCTATTTGCAAATAAGTTAATCAAAAGGGTTATTGAGAAAAATTTGCTGAAAGAAATAATAGGAGAAATAGAGACAATTAAATCAGAAATCCCTTATGGAAAAGATAAAAAAAGCAGAATTGACTTTTTTTTAACTCCAAAATCTTCAAATCCTGATAAACGTAACATTTACATAGAAGTAAAAAATACAACTTGGATTAAAGAAAATGTAGCTCTTTTCCCAGATACAGTAACGAAAAGAGGCCAAAAACACTTAATAGAATTAAAAGAACTGATTCCTGAAAGTAAAAGCGTTTTAGTACCTTGTATAACCAGAAAAGATGCAGAATTTTTTACTCCCGGAGATGAGGCAGATCCCTTATATGGCAGTCTTTTTAGAGAATCTTCTAGTGCAGGCATGATCACCATCCCTTGCTCGTTTGTATTTCATAAAGATCACGTAACATGGAATGGAATTAAACCTTTAAAATAATTTATAAACTTGATAATCTGAAATCTTAAAAAAATAATTTTCAAATTTAACAAATAATTTTTTATGGTGCAACTATAAAATTGGTATAAACAACTACTAGACACTGATAAGTTTTTTGAATAAATTTAAATTTGAAAGGAAACAGCACAAACTGTTTTTTTGCAGATCTAATTTTTTTTTATGACCACTGCTTTGCAAACGCCTCAAAGGCGCTCTAGGTCCAAATTACAAGATGCAAGTCTTGTGAATGGACCTATGCTCCTTTTGAGGAGTATTCGAGGATTTAGTTCAAACCGCTCTATGTTGTGGCTTGCAACTGTTCCCCTAGCTTTGTTTGGTTTAGGTATTTTTAATCTTTCAGCTCATGCAGCTGATTTACCTGAGTTGAATGCAGCTTTTCTTGCTAACAATTTATGGCTTTTGATCGCCACTATTTTGGTGATCTTCATGAACGCCGGTTTCGCTATGGTTGAGGCAGGTATGTGTCGTTCTAAGAACGCAGTAAACATCCTTGCTAAAAACCTCTTTGTATTTGCTCTAGCTGTAACTTCTTATTGGTTTATCGGCTATTCATTAATGTACGGAGGAAGTGTTGCTGACGGATGGCTTTATTTTGGAGGCTTATTCTTTGATCCAACAGTTACCGCTGATATGGTTACTGACGCTGGATTAGTCCCAACTGTTGATTTCTTGTTCCAGTCTGCATTCGCAGGAACTGCAGCAACTATCGTTTCCGGTCTTGTTGCTGAAAGAGTTAAATTTGGAGAATTTGTTGTTTTTGCTGTTGTATTAACTGCATTTATATATCCAATTGCTGGTAGCTGGAAATGGAATGGTGGTTGGCTTGATTCTTTAGGTTTTGTTGACTTCGCTGGTTCTTCAATTGTTCACTCAGTTGGAGCATGGGCGGGTCTTGTAGGAGCTATGCTTCTTGGACCAAGAATTGGCAAATACTCTGATGGGAAACCACAAGCTATGCCAGGACATAACATGGCTATAGCTACTCTAGGTGCATTAGTCCTATGGATAGGTTGGTATGGATTTAACCCCGGTTCTCAACTTGCTATGGATCAATGGGTTCCATATGTTGCTGTAACAACTACTTTGGCAGCAGCTGCTGGAGCTATTGGTGCAACTATTGTTTCAACATTAACTTCTGGTAAGCCTGATCTTACAATGATAATTAACGGAATCCTTGCGGGTTTGGTTAGTATCACTGCTGGTTGTGGTGATATGACTCTTGCTGGAGCCTGGTTCGCAGGACTAGTAGGAGGAATTATAGTTGTATTTTCTGTTGCAGCACTAGATGCCGCTGAGATTGATGATCCTGTAGGTGCATTCTCTGTTCACGGAGTTTGTGGTGTATGGGGTACTGTAGTTATCGGTCTCTGGGGTACAGCTGTACAGGGTGATGGAGCAGGTATGGGATTGTTCAATGGTGGAGGTATTACCCTTCTTCTAGTTCAAGCTCTTGGTGCCGCAGCTTACGCTATTTGGACACTAGTTACTTGCTGGATTGCTTGGTCTGTAATTGGAGGATTATTCGGAGGAATCCGAGTATCTGAAGAGGAAGAGACTCAAGGCTTAGATATAGGAGAGCATGGTATGGAAGCATATCCAGACTTTGCATCTGCCAAATAATCTAACTGAAAATTGATTTAAGAAACCTGACTTATGTCAGGTTTCTTTTTTTTACGAAAAATTATTTAAAACGTTGTAATATAGAAAGATGGATACTCAAGCTTTTAGAAGATCTCTTCATCATTCTGATAGATACAATAGAAGGGGTTTCGATTCTCCAACAAAAAGAGCTCAAGCATTAGAAGAAGCTTACCAAAGTGATTTGATAAGTTCTATTAGGGATAATGATTTTACTTATACTAAAGGCAGACTAAATATAAAGTTGGCCCAAGCCTTCGGTTTCTGTTGGGGAGTTGAAAGAGCTGTTGCAATGGCTTATGAAACTAGAAGACATTACCCAAATGAGAATATTTGGATAACAAACGAAATAATTCATAATCCCTCGGTTAATGATCATTTAAGAAAAATGAATGTAAAATTCATCTCAGCTAAAAATGGAATAAAAGATTTTTCTTTAGTTTCTAATGGGGATGTTGTTATACTCCCTGCTTTCGGAGCTACTGTTCAAGAAATGAAACTCTTGCATGAGAAAGGTTGTCATATCATTGATACAACTTGTCCATGGGTTTCTAAGGTTTGGCATACAGTTGAAAAACATAAAAAACATATTTTCACATCTATTATTCACGGAAAATTTAAACATGAAGAGACTCTCGCTACAAGTTCATTCGCAGGTAAATATTTAGTTGTACTTGATCTAGAAGAAGCGAACTACGTTTCTGAATATATTCTGGGGAAAGGTAATAGAAATGAGTTTATGAACAAATTTGCTAAAGCTTGTTCTAATGGATTTGATCCTGATAAAGATTTAGATAGAGTGGGAGTTGCAAATCAGACAACTATGCTTAAGAGCGAGACTGAGGAAATTGGAAAGGTTTTTGAAAGGACGATGTTAAAGAAATTTGGACCAGAAAACTTAAATAGTCACTTTTTAGCTTTTAATACTATTTGTGATGCAACTGAAGAAAGGCAAGATGCAATGTTCTCTCTGGTTGATGAAGACCTTGATATTTTAGTAGTTATTGGAGGCTTTAATTCTTCCAATACTACTCACCTACAAGAAATAGCAATTAATAAAAATATTTCTTCTTTTCACATTGATACTCCAGAGAGGATATCAGTTAAAGAAAACTCAATATTTCATAAACCACTAGGATCAGATTTAGAACTTAAAAATAATTTTCTACCTAGCGGAAAAATTAATGTTGGAATTACCTCAGGTGCATCCACTCCTGATAAGGTTGTTGCAGATGTTATTGAAAAGTTAATTGATATTGCTTCCTGAATTTGTTATTCATTTATAAATTTGCTTAGTTTTTTTAATTTATTAGTCAGATAATTCCAAAAGATCTACTTTATTAACTAGAATAATGAAAAATTAATGAAGTATGGAAGACAAAGCTCAAACTAATCAGGTTCAAACTGCAAGTATGAATAGAACTAAAGCGCCCCAAAAAGTTGAAGTTGTAGTTGCCAACTCATCTTCAGGGTCAGAAGTAAATATCCTTGGTGAACTATCTATTTTTGTTTTAAGAATAGGTTTTTGTGCTTTGATGATTCATCATGGCCTAGAAAAACTTCAGGATCCGCAGGGTTTTGCCGAGTTTGTAGTTGGTAAGTATTTCCCATTTTTGCCTGGTGATCCTGTTATTTGGACTTTTGGAGCAGCAATTACTCAACTGGTATGCCCAGTTGGATTGGCTTTAGGGATTTTTGCGAGACTTTCTTCTCTTGGTCTATTCTCCACCATGGCATTCGCAGTATATTTTCATCTCCTTGATACTGGACTGGAAGGTTTTCCTTTGGCAGTGGTTGAAGGTCATAATTATGCTTTCGAATTGTCTTTCATATATGGGGCTATTTCACTCTACTTTCTTTGTGCAGGTCCAGGAAGGCTATCTTTATTCAGAAAAACAAACAAGATTACATATTATCCAAAGTCAACATAATTTAATGTAAAAAATGCCTTTTTTGGGTAAATACCATAGAGATTCCTTTCGAATTACACATATCAATACTTTCTTTGTCTCTTAGACTTCCTCCAGGTTGAATAATGGCTTTTATTCCATATTCATTTGCTAGTTCTACAGTATCTGCAAATGGGAAAAACCCATCGCTGGCCAAGACAGCATCAGAACATAACCTTCCAGCTGCTTTTAGTGCAATTTTTGCTGCTCCTACTCTATTCATTTGTCCAGCTCCAATCCCTATAGTTTTTTGGTCTTTTGCAATAACAATGGCATTAGATTTGACGTGTTTACAAATTTTCCATGCAAAATTTAGATCTAAGTTAGTTTGATTACTCGGATTTTTATTAGTTACTGAAATCCAATTTTCAGTTTTTTCTTCATTATCGTCAGTATCTTGAACTAGTAATCCTCCCATTATTGATTTAGTAGAATTTTGATTCTTTTTTGGAAGTTGATCTTTTGAAAACTTTAAAATTCTTAAATTCTTTTTAACTTTTAAAATTTCTAAAGCTTCCTCATCAAAAGATGGAGCGACGACACACTCTAAGAAAATATCTTTGAGCTGAATTGCGGTCTCACTATCAACATTTGAATTAAAAGCAACTATTCCTCCAAATG
The Prochlorococcus marinus XMU1405 genome window above contains:
- a CDS encoding competence/damage-inducible protein A; the encoded protein is MSPNSKGVEILSIGTELLLGNIINTNAQWISEQLSQLGLNHFRQSTVGDNCDRIIKVIQEISKRSNLLITTGGLGPTPDDLTTEAIAKSFNVSLFERPLLWDEIKQKLSYSKLKDDSSSLRKQCFFPENAQIINNPRGTAPGMIWEPVKDFTILTFPGVPSEMKTMWEETAYDFIKTKFSDNYSFFSNTLKFAGIGESSVAEKINDLLNLKNPTVAPYADLGEVKLRITARAKNNLEAKNIIKPIKEKLKKDFSKFIFGEDNDTLPSVLIKELTKRNETIVFAESCTGGLLSSSLTSISGSSRVFQGSIVSYSNELKNSLLNISKEKLTKYGAVSEEVCEAMAINVKEKLGADWAIAISGIAGPKGGSQDKPVGLVYISISGPNNHITNIKKLFNSTRNRIEIQRLSVNVCLNSLRLILLSNSK
- the glyA gene encoding serine hydroxymethyltransferase — protein: MNILQNLKESDPVISNFINSEKNRQETHLELIASENFASIAVMQAQGSVLTNKYAEGLPQKRYYGGCEFVDEIEELAIQRAKKLFDANWANVQPHSGAQANAAVFLSLLKPGDTIMGMDLSHGGHLTHGSPVNMSGKWFNAVHYGVNKETSELNFDEIREIALETKPKLIICGYSAYPRTIDFESFRNIADEVGAFLMADIAHIAGLVASKLHPNPIPYCDVVTTTTHKTLRGPRGGLILCKDAEFGKKFDKSVFPGTQGGPLEHIIAAKAVAFGEALQPDFVNYSQQVIKNAKVLASTLINRGINIVSGGTDNHIVLLDLRSINMTGKIADLLVSEVNITANKNTVPFDPESPFVTSGLRLGTAALTTRGFNEDAFAEVGEIIADRLLNPDDSLIENQCKERVLTLCNRFPLYEGKLEASIK
- a CDS encoding DUF3181 family protein, yielding MDSQISISDLENVISEKVFIKIEKWNLYLGDAGLARHLALECISNKDQGPLEAAKISLKAINVKVGDGVNSIPLVNLITTSQIVELEEILESFF
- the murJ gene encoding murein biosynthesis integral membrane protein MurJ — encoded protein: MHSFLKNNVFSISFGTSLSKLAGCIRQIFIAAAFGVGVTYDAFNYAYIIPGFLLIIIGGINGPLHNAVVAVLTPLNKKNGGIVLTQVSIKLSILLFIIAILIYSNSSLLIELLAPNLSSQAKSIATYQLQILTPCIPLSGFIGLSFGALNSQRKFFLSSISPAITSVTTIFFILFSWIFNQENISFNFLNYTGLLAFATLTGTFIQFVVQILEINKIGLLRLNSTFKLFKDEEKRIFKLIIPASISSGLSQINVFIDMFFASSFQGAASGLAYGNFLIQAPLGILSNSLILPLLPKFSKLKSDKDVRGLQKKLISGIEYCFLTTIFLTGFFITFNNQIVQLVFQRGSFDYAAALKVKNILIAYAVGIPFYLYRDLLVRTYYSIEQTNFPFKCSLAGIILNIFFDWFLIGAPIENFGNLSPYNFGVVGIILSSVMVNFIVCILLSFNLRNEDIHLPNLDLLRKIILMSFAAFIVSTLSFAILKTANNFNSNLGQFLLLIFGSLTFFAVYFLLTKCFKVNKFKVSKKEI
- the sfsA gene encoding DNA/RNA nuclease SfsA → MNDRIIEFDPLIEGVLIKRYKRFLADIKLESGEVVTAHCANTGPMKGLLCEGAKVRISVSPSPKRKLPFTWEQISVLDAKNEEVWVGINTLFANKLIKRVIEKNLLKEIIGEIETIKSEIPYGKDKKSRIDFFLTPKSSNPDKRNIYIEVKNTTWIKENVALFPDTVTKRGQKHLIELKELIPESKSVLVPCITRKDAEFFTPGDEADPLYGSLFRESSSAGMITIPCSFVFHKDHVTWNGIKPLK
- a CDS encoding ammonium transporter, encoding MTTALQTPQRRSRSKLQDASLVNGPMLLLRSIRGFSSNRSMLWLATVPLALFGLGIFNLSAHAADLPELNAAFLANNLWLLIATILVIFMNAGFAMVEAGMCRSKNAVNILAKNLFVFALAVTSYWFIGYSLMYGGSVADGWLYFGGLFFDPTVTADMVTDAGLVPTVDFLFQSAFAGTAATIVSGLVAERVKFGEFVVFAVVLTAFIYPIAGSWKWNGGWLDSLGFVDFAGSSIVHSVGAWAGLVGAMLLGPRIGKYSDGKPQAMPGHNMAIATLGALVLWIGWYGFNPGSQLAMDQWVPYVAVTTTLAAAAGAIGATIVSTLTSGKPDLTMIINGILAGLVSITAGCGDMTLAGAWFAGLVGGIIVVFSVAALDAAEIDDPVGAFSVHGVCGVWGTVVIGLWGTAVQGDGAGMGLFNGGGITLLLVQALGAAAYAIWTLVTCWIAWSVIGGLFGGIRVSEEEETQGLDIGEHGMEAYPDFASAK
- a CDS encoding 4-hydroxy-3-methylbut-2-enyl diphosphate reductase; protein product: MDTQAFRRSLHHSDRYNRRGFDSPTKRAQALEEAYQSDLISSIRDNDFTYTKGRLNIKLAQAFGFCWGVERAVAMAYETRRHYPNENIWITNEIIHNPSVNDHLRKMNVKFISAKNGIKDFSLVSNGDVVILPAFGATVQEMKLLHEKGCHIIDTTCPWVSKVWHTVEKHKKHIFTSIIHGKFKHEETLATSSFAGKYLVVLDLEEANYVSEYILGKGNRNEFMNKFAKACSNGFDPDKDLDRVGVANQTTMLKSETEEIGKVFERTMLKKFGPENLNSHFLAFNTICDATEERQDAMFSLVDEDLDILVVIGGFNSSNTTHLQEIAINKNISSFHIDTPERISVKENSIFHKPLGSDLELKNNFLPSGKINVGITSGASTPDKVVADVIEKLIDIAS
- a CDS encoding DoxX family protein, with product MEDKAQTNQVQTASMNRTKAPQKVEVVVANSSSGSEVNILGELSIFVLRIGFCALMIHHGLEKLQDPQGFAEFVVGKYFPFLPGDPVIWTFGAAITQLVCPVGLALGIFARLSSLGLFSTMAFAVYFHLLDTGLEGFPLAVVEGHNYAFELSFIYGAISLYFLCAGPGRLSLFRKTNKITYYPKST